From Hymenobacter sediminicola:
CGAGTTACCGGTGAAATAAGCATGCTGCTGGACTGGGGAAGCAGTTTTCGGCCGCAAGGGCAGCATAAGCCACCAGCTTGGGCCCTAAAGCCGGATACCAATGCCCGGCCCGAACAGGAAGAACAAGGAGCGTTTGTTCATCAGGTAGCCGCCGCCGAGGTAGAGCGGAAAGGTGAGCTTGGCATCGGAGCGGGTAGGGTAGACGGAGCCCAGCACCACCAACCCCAGGTCGCGCTTGATATCCGGGTCCTGGCTTAGGTTGAAAGCATTGAGCGCTACGAAGCCCGCGCCAATCTTGTAGGGCCGCAGCTTGTTGATTTTGGTGGGGTGATAAAAGCTGAACTGCGCCAGCGTGGCCAGCGAGATACCGCCAAATGACGTGAAGCTCGATTCGCCCTTATACTTGGTGAGCAGACCGCCCGGAAAGCTGATGTCGATGTCGAACTTCACGCGCCGCTGCAACACCAGCTCCAACTTCTGCGTGAAACCGGCCTCCTGATACTGCGCCTGCGTGTGCCGCACCGTCACGATGATGGTACTCCAGTCGTCGAGCAGGTAGGTTTTACGGGCCGAAAGCAGGCTGTTGAGGCTGATATTGCCGACCTGGCACTGCTTGTCGCGGTAGAAGGCGGCCCGCACCGAGGTTTCGTCGGGGCACACTACCACGTTGTCGAGGGTGCGCATCTCAATCAGTTCCCCCTTGGCATTCTGCGTCCGGATATCAAAGGTCAGGTACTGCTTGCCATAGAGCTGCTTGTCGGAGTCGATGCCAGCCGTATTGAAGCTGAATACCACGTCGCTCACTGTCCGGTCGTAGAGCACGGGCCCGTTGAAGCGCGTCATCGGGCGAACCGACTCGCCAAACGTCACGCCCACGAAATCGAGCGGGTGAGGCCGCTGAAACTCCCGCACCGACAGGCTCTGGCCCGTAGGAGTGCCGGCATTGAAGATAGTTATGCGCTTTTTGTCGATGGTGACCGGTACCTGAATGCGGTAGACCACGGCCGCGTCCGTCCGGATACTAGAATCGGACGGAATTACCTGCACATCCTCGAAGTGAAACCGCGCCCGTGCCAACGACTCGCCTTCCAGCCGCACATCTATCGTTTCGCCGGGGTTTACATTGGTACTGTTGGTCCAGTCGCCGCCGCGGTGGCGCACACTCACGGCGTTGATGGTGGTTTTGGGCGAGATATTGAAATTGGTGATGTACTTGGCTTGGTCGTTTTCTTTGATGTAGAGGTAGCTGTCGGTTTGGCGGTGGGTGTTGTACACGCGCAGCCAGCACAGCACCCGGTCGTTGGTCAGATACTGGCGCGTAAATACTTCGGCAATTAGCGCGCCGCCGGCTTCCTCTTGTTCTTCAATACGGTAAGTGCGCTTCAGGTCGAAGGTGCGGCCGTTGTCGAGAATCAGCTCCACGCCTTTGCGCCGCGACACTTCATCGAGCGTGATTTCCTTTTTATCGACGCTCAGAAAGCGCAGCCGGGAGGCCTTCACTGTAAAGTCCTGCCGAATAGGTGGCAGCGCGTAACTGATGCGGCGGTTGTTGTCGGTGAGGAATGGCCGCTCTGTTTGTGCCTGCACCGTGAGCAGGCGGCTACCCAGCGCATTGGGCAGCACGTGCAGCCGCAGCCCGCCCTTCTCCTGCGTGATGCGGTAGTCGATGTCGCGCCCCTTGGTCCAGTCGGCGGTAGTTCGGATGTTTTTGAGGTTGTTGCTGCTCAACTCAAACACCTTTTCCTCGCCCACAAACAGCTCCGTATCAGTAAGACGCAGCTCCAAAGTCGTGCGCGTCACGGGCAGCAGATTCACCGTCTGGGTGCGGGGCGCGGCGCCCACTGAGTCAGGGGCCTGCATGAAGGTGAGGCGCAGAAACCGAGAAGCCGTCAGTTCCTTGAAGCGGATTTTGGCGCGGTAGAACTGGCCGCCCGGCACGGCCGTCAGTGAATCGAGCAGCAGAAAGTCGGCGGAGCGCACAAGACGGAGCGGCTTGCCGGCCCGGAAGTTTTCAGGATATACCTCTAGCTCGGCCGTTTCGTCTTCCTGGCCATAGTAGAAGTACAGGCTGGCCTCATTCTGCACCATCACTGTGTTGCGGCTCAGCAAGTAGCGCGTGGTATCGGTGCGCAGGGCTAACTCGCGTAGCAGTCCGCCAGCAGCAGGTTGCTGCGCCGAAACGGCCAGTGAAGTCAGCAAAAAGCTCAGCAGCACGAACAAGCTGGGCACAAGCAGGCGGAATCCCGGGTGAAAGCGCACGGGGCAGGGCAGTATCAGAAGATGAGAAGGCAGAAGCCGGCCGCAGCCTTGGCTCCCCTAAGGGGGCAAAGGTAGGGCCCCCAGCATGGAACCGGATAAGAAAAGTTGCTTTTCTGTGCTGCCCTGCCGGTGGCTACGTGGCTGTGCTTGCGGCCGGAGTCGCTGCCTGACCTATGCTGTTACAGTTAGCGCAGTAAATAAAAAAGCCTCCCGCATCATGCGGAAGGCTTTTTTTGTAGTCCGTAGGGGAATCGAACCCCTGTTGGTAGAATGAAAATCTACTGTCCTAACCCCTAGACGAACGGACCATGATAAACGGCGTTTTCCGTTTTGGTGGTGCAAAGATAAGACGCGAAAAAGGTATCCTGCAAGTCCTGAGCTATGATTTACGCGGATTTTTGCCGGCGTTGGTCCCACCAGATGTAGGCTCCGAACAGCAGCAGGCTCACGCCGGACACCCATAGCAGGCCGGTTTTCAGACGGTTGCTTTCCTCGCCGAGGTAGGCCAGCAGCGCAATTAGGGGCACTACGCCGGCCACTGTGGCGGCCATAAATTTCCAGTAGCCCATGCGTGCTACCCCCGCTACAAAGCTGATGGCATCGTCGGAAAGGGCAGGAGAGAGGCGCGCAATAACCACGGCCCACACGCCATAGCGCTCCACAATCCCAATGACTTTCTTTTCGGTTTTGCGCCCCAGCAGCCGCGCCACGAACGACTCGCCCATCAGCCGGCCCAGGCCGTAGCCCACCGTGGAGGCCATCACCACTCCTGTTAGGGCCAGTAAGGAACCCCACCACGGCCCGTACGCCAGGATGGCTACCAGAATCAGGGCCACCACATTTACCACAAACAGAAACATCTGCACCACCATCAGCCCCACGAGTACTACTGGCCCCCAATTGCCGAACTGCTCCATCCAAGCGGAAATACGGGCTTGTTCGCCACTTTTCAGGGCCGAAAAGGCTTCCTGCACCGCCGCCTGAAATGCGGGCCAGAAGAAATAGGTGGCTACCAGCGCCACCACAAACGAGAGCGACAGATACAAAGGCAGGCGGGAGGAACGGCGGCGGGGAGCAGTGGCAGTAGCAGGCATAGAAGAAAGTAAGGTGGCGGCGCGGCGTATGGCGTGCCAGGAGTCGTCTACGGAGCCAAGCCTGTCAGGGCTGCGGCAACCTCGGCAGCACTGTCGGGGTACTAGGGGAGCAGTGGACGGGCGGCGGGGCCTGTCCAGCCTCCACTTCATCACTCCACCACTCCACCTCCTGATGACCAAACACACCTACGACATGGGCCTGATTGGCAATTGCGCCTACCTCGCCCTCATTCGCAAGGATACTTCCGTGGCCTGGCTCTGCTGGCCCCGTTTTGATAGCAGCTTTGTGTTCGGCGACCTGCTCGATGAACAGAAGGGCGGCGAGTTCAGCATCCGGCCTTCTGCGCCCGGCACTTTTGAGACCCATCAATACTACAAGCAGAACACCAACGTGTTGTGCACCGAAATCGAAAACGAGGACGGCCGCTACCGTGTCACGGACTTTGCTCCGCGCTTTCCGCAGTACGAGCGGTATTATAAGCCCCTGATGCTAATTCGGAAGCTGGAGCCGCTGGCGGGTACGCCACGTATTAAGGTGACCTGCAACCCCGTCGGGGACTATGGGCAGACTCGTTTGAGCCGCCGCCGCAGCTCCAACCACATTGCCTACCTCGGCCTTGATGAGGAAATTCGACTCACTACGGACATTCCGCTGACCTACGTGCTGGAAGGCGAGGACTTCGTGCTCAATGAAACCAAATACCTGGTGCTCACCTACGGCGCGCCGCTGGAAGCCGCTTTGGCCAGCACCGCCGAGCGGTTTTTGCTCAGTACCGTAGACTACTGGCGCAAGTGGGTGAAAAGCACCAGCATCAGCAATTTCCAGCAGGAGGCCGTAATCCGGTCGGCGCTGGCCCTGAAGATGCACCAGTACGAGGACACGGGAGCCATTATTGCGGCCAGCACCATGAGCCTGCCCGAAGCACCCGGCAGCACCCGCAACTGGGACTACCGCTACTGCTGGATGCGCGACACGTTCTACACCCTCACGGCCTTCAACAACATTGGGCACTTCGAGGAAATGGAGCGGTACTTCCACTACATCGCCAACATTTCGACCAAGGTCAAAGACAAGTACCAGCCGCTTTACGGCATTAGCGGAGCCTCGGAGCTGACGGAGCGGGAATTGCCGCTGGCCGGCTACCTCGGCAACCAGCCCGTGCGCGTCGGCAACGATGCCTACACACACATTCAGAATGACGTGTATGGGCAGATTCTGGTGGCGTTGCTGCCGCTTTATGTTGACTGCCGCTTTATCGACCCGGAGCGAGCCAGCCCCGAAAAGCTGGTGTACGAAGCGCTGCACATGATTGAGAAAACCATGGACCAGCCCGACGCCGGCCTGTGGGAGTTCCGCCATATTGCGCAGTACCATTGCTACACGTACCTGTTTCACTGGGCCGGCAGCCACGCCGCCTGCAAGGTGGCCAAGTCCCTGAAAAACCCTGAAATGGAAGCCCTGGCTACCCGGCTGATGCACGAGTCGGAGCGCCGGATTGAGCAGTGTTTCAGCGAGGAGCATCAGGCCTATGCCAACGCCATTGGCTCGCCGCACCTCGATGCCAGCACCCTGCAGCTCATCATGATGGGCTACCTCGACCCCACCACCGAGCGGGCCCACCGCCACCTGGAGGCGCTGGAAAAGGAGTTGATGACCCCGGAAGGCTTGTTTTACCGCTACCGCCACCCCGACGACTTCGGCACACCTGAAACCACGTTCCTAATCTGCTCCTTCTGGTATGTGGAGACGCTGGCCTGCGTCGGCCGCCTCGATGATGCCGTGCGGGAGTTTGAAAAGCTCATCACTTATACTAACCACTTAGGGCTGTTGAGTGAAGATGTGGACGCCAAAACCGGTTCGCAATGGGGCAATTTCCCGCAGGCCTATAGCCACGTGGGCCTCGTGAATGCTGCTTACCGCATTGCCAAAAAGCTGGACCGGCCTACATTCGTATAAGCCACAGCTTCAGAACACAGAAAGGCCCGCCAGACACATAGCGTCTGGCGGGCCTTTTTTGTGGGCATGCTTAATCGGCGTCGGCGGCGCGGAGGTGCACGCGGTTCAGTTCGGCTTTGTGGTGGCGCCAGTCGGGCATGAAGTGGTCCATCAGGCCCCAAAAGCGGGCGTTGTGGTACCGCTCGTGCAGATGGGTCAACTCGTGCACTACCACGTATTCGAGGCAAGGCAGGGGGCGCTTGATGAGTTCTAGGTTCAGCCAGATGCGCCGGGCCTGAATGTTACAGGTGCCCCAGCGGGTTTTCATCTGCCGGATGGCCCAGGTCCGGGCCTGCGCGCCTACTACCTGCTCCCATTTGGCGGCCAGCATGGGCAGTTGTTCGCGCAGGCGCTGGCGGTACCAGGCAGCCAGTACCTGTTCGCGCTGCGCAGCGGTACTATCCTCACGGATGTGTAGGTGGAGCTGCTGCTCTTGCAGTACCACCCGCGCCGGGCCGGCAGTGGCATGCACCTGCAGTTCATAAGACTGGCCTTGGTAGGCGTGTAGCTCTCCTGAAACGTACTGCAGCCGGGCCGGCTGCTCGCGGGCTGCAAAGCTGGCCTGATGCTTTTGGATCCAGGCGCGGCGAGCCGTCACCAGTTCCCGCACGGTTTCATCAGGAGTACGCAGCGGCACCGATACGCGCACCCGGCCATCGGGCATATGCACGCTCAGGCGCAGCGTCCGGATGTTCTTGCGCACGACTTCCACCTGCAGGTCGTCGATGAGAAGTTGAGGCATGATGGGCAAAAAGGAAGCAGAAAAGGATACAAATATACCGTCATCCTAAACGTGGAGAAGGACCTTGTTACGCTTAACTGGCTATTGTGGCAACAGCACGGTTAAGCGTAACAAGGTCCTTCTCCACGTTCAGGACGACAGACAATTCTTTTAGCTTGCGCTATAGCAGCTGCCGCAGCAGGTGGCGTACATCCGTCGTGGAAGCCACGTGGAAGCGAGCCAGTGAGCGGGAATCGGTGCCAACCTTGATGGTGTACGCTTCAGGCGGCATGGCCCGGAAGGTGTCTTCATCGGTACGGTCGTCACCGATAGCCAGCATGAAGTTGGGTTGATAAGTGGCCAGCCACCGGGAAGCGGCGGTACCCTTATTGATGCCCGCCGTTTTGATTTCGATGACTTTGTTGCCTTCCATGACCTGCAAATCGGAGTTTGAAGTCATGAACGTGAGGTGGTTGAGCAGGTCGCGGGCCCGCACGGCTCCCAGTTCGGCATCAGCGCGGCGGTAGTGCCACACCAGCGAATACTCCTTGTCCTCGATGAATGAGCCAGCGGTACGGGCCACGTACAGCTCCAGCACCGGCCGGATTTCGCGCATCCACTCGTTGTTCAGGGTCTGGAACAACTGCCATTCCTCGCCGGCTGGCCGCAGCCACACGCCGTGTTCGGCAATAAAATCGACGGGCAAATGGCCTAGCCAAGCTTCCAGTGTCGTCCGGTCGCGGCCGCTGATGATAATCACGCGGTTCTTCGGATTCTCGGTGAGGGCGCGCAGCAGCAGCAGCAATTCCTGGTCGGGCTGGGCGCGCTGCGGGTTGGCATGGAAGCCAGTCAGCGTACCATCATAGTCAAGCAGCAGCAGACGCTGGTCGGTGGCGTGGTACTCGGCCAGCAGGCCCGCCGTGGTAGCAGGCGTAAGCTTTTCGGTGGCCATGGTGTGCTGTTTCATCTTGCTATACTCGAGGCGCGCCATAAACAGCTTGGTCCAGGCAAACACGTTGTACTGACGCACCAAGGCTTGCATGGCGCCCATGCGCTGCACTTGCTCTTCCTCGGGCATCACCAGTGCGTCGTGCATGGCTTCGGCCAACTGGCCCATATCGGTGGGGTTGATGATGAGGGCGTCGGACAGTTCGCGCGCCGCGCCGGCCCGCTCGCTCAGAATCAACACGCCCTTCTTATCCGCCTTGCTGGCCACAAATTCCTTGGCTACCAGGTTCATCCCGTCTCGCATAGGTGTCACGAGGGCCACTTCGGCCAATCGATAGAGGGAGGCTAGTTCTTCGAGCGGGAAGGAGCGGTAGAAGTAGTGAATAGGATTCCAGGTGATGGTGCGGTACTGCGCATTGATGCGGCCCACCAATTCATCAATTTCCTCCTTCAAAGAAGCATATTGGGCCACCTGGTCGCGGGAAGGCACCACCACCATAATCAGGCTCACCTGCTCACGCCACTCGGGGTAGCGCTGCAGCAGCAATTCAAAGGCCCGGAGCCGCTGGGCAATGCCTTTGGAGTAGTCGAGCCGGTCGATGGACAGAATTACGCGCACCTCACGCAAAGCCTCACGATAGTTGGCCTCGTGCATTTTAGCTGCCTCTGAGGCCGCGGCCCGCACGTAACGTTTGTAATCGATACCCATCGGGAAGGCATCAACCAGCACCATCCGGTCGGGCACGTCTATCTGCCCGTTCTGCGACGACAGCCCCAATAGCTGCTGCACGGCGCTCAGAAAGTGGCGCATGTAGCCGAAGGTATGAAAGCCAATCAGGTCGGCCCCGAGCATGCCGCGCAGCAATTCGGCCCGCCATGGCAACACCCGAATCAACTCGTAGGAAGGGAAGGGAATGTGCAGAAAGAAGCCGATGGTAGCTTCCGGCCGCTCAAGGCGCAGCATTTCGGGCAGCAGTAGCAGCTGGTAGTCGTGCACCCAAATCGTGTCTTCGGGGCCAGCCTGGGCCAGCACGGCCCGGCAGAATTTCTCGTTCACAGCCACATACGCATCCCAGTGCTCCTGCTCGTAGGTGGCGTATTGTGTAAAGTAGTGGAAAGTAGGCCAGAGCGTGGAGTTGCTGAATCCTTCGTAAAAATCCCGGATTTCAGCCTCGGTCAGAAACACGGGCACCATGCTGTCGTGGCTCAGCTGCTCGCAGACGTATTCTTCTTCCGCCGCATCTTCCACAAACAGCCCCGGCCAACCCACCCACACGTTGCCATCCTGGCGGTAGATGGAGCCTAATCCGGTAGCCAGCCCGCCTTCGCTGGGCTGAAACGTGAGGCTTTCTTCGGTGCGCTGGATCTTGGTAGGGAGGCGGTTTGAGACGATAATGGTTCGCGACATGCTAAGGTTGAGATGATGAACCTTAAGCTTTACGGGAGAAAATGACGGGTAGCCATTATTTTTTTACAGCACTTTTTCTACCGCGCGGCCGGAATAGTGCCTGTCTGGACTACTAGTAAGCAGATACTTCTGGCGCTCTGGCAGTCGTGCCAATGGCTCCGAGGTGGGTAGTATGAAAGCCGGTACTGTACTTCAGGCCATAGCCTAGCAGCCGGTCGAAGGCCGAATGAAACAGCAGCACAGTGCCGGCCAGTAGTAGCAGTGGCTGCCCCAGCCACCAGCCCAGCAGGCCCACGGCCAAGGCCAGTGCTTTATGGTGCAGCAGGTTGTAGCTGGCGGCACCCGCCCGTGGCCCGGCCAGGTAGCCCAGCATGCTCAGGTCGGGCAGCAGGAACAGGGCCGGCAGCCACCACCAGGCAAAGGGCAGGTGCGCGAAAACTACCATAGCAACCAGCAGTTCGGCTAGTTCTTCGAGTTTGAGTAAGGTTTTCATCGGGGTAGGAGTAAAATGAAACAACCTCCCAAAGGTCCGGCGCCGGCCTACCGAAACTCGTTAACAAAAGCTAAGAAATCAGACCGTCCTCGGCCTGCACTCGCGCCCGAATGCGGCTCAGCGAAACCGGTGTCACACCCAGATAGGAGGCAATGTAGTGCTGCGGAATCCGGGCCGGAATCTTGGTTTTATGGCTGCGCAGCAGCGCCCGGTACCGTTCCTCGGGGCTGAGCAGCAGCAATTCTGCCAGCCGGGCATCAGTACCCAGCAGATGGTATTCGGCCAGCAGCCGGCCAAATCGCTCGTAAACCGGATGCACATCAAACAGGCCGCGCAGCACCGCGTACGGAAACGTAACCAGCTCGGTCGGCACCAGCGCCTGAATCCCGAACTGGCTGGGCTGGCCCGTCAGGCAGCTCTGGTAGCTGCCCATCAGGTGGTTTTCGAAAAAGAAATACGTGGTACGCTCCTCGCCGTCGGGACGGGTATAGAACAGGCGGCAGGCGCCGCTAAGCAGTAGTGCAAGTTCGGGGGCCGCCGCGCCCTGCGTCACAAAATCCTGTTTGCGGCGAAGCTGGCGCGTGGTAAGGGCAGCGGCCAGTGGTTCCCATTCGGCATCAGAGAAGGGCACAAAGCGGTGAATGTAGGCGCGGAGCGGATGCATGGCCCAAGGTACGCAGCCGCTCGAAGTCAAGAACAGCCGAAAACAAAAACACCCGCTTCGAAATGAATCGAAGCGGGTGTTGAAGTAGTCCGTAGGGGAATCGAACCCCTGTTGGTAGAATGAAAATCTACTGTCCTAACCCCTAGACGAACGGACCATGATAAACGGCGTTTTCCGTTTTGGTGGTGCAAAGATAGAAGCCGATACGCGCCGGACAAGCACCATGGTATAATATTTTTGTTTCAGCTGTGAAAACAGGCTGATTGTCAGAGGTAAATTTTTTCAAATAGTCCACTATTTCCGGCAGGTACCCCCCGATTTGGCGAAGTACCCGGAGCCCGTTACCTTCGCTCCGCGTTTTCACCCGGCCCTTCGGGACCGATACACTCCCCATTCCCCCATACAACTATGGCTAAAATCAAAGTTGCCATTAACGGTTTCGGCCGGATTGGCCGCCTGACGTTCAAAGCGCTACTCGAGCGCGACAACGTGGAAGTCGTGGCCATCAACGACCTGACGGACAACAAAACGCTGGCTCACCTGCTCAAGTTTGACTCGGTTCATGGCCGCTTCAACGGCACCGTAGCCTACGACGAAGAAAGCCTGACTGTAAACGGCCAGCGCATTCACGCTCTGGCTGAGCGTGACCCCAAACTGCTCCCATGGGGCGACATGGGCGTGGACGTGGTACTGGAAAGCACGGGCCGCTTCGTAGATGAGGCTGGCGCAGGCCAGCACCTTACAGCTGGTGCTAAGAAAGTGGTTATTTCGGCTCCTGCTACCGGCAACATCCCGACGGTAGTACTGGGCGTGAACGAAGACATTTTGACCGGCGAGGAAACCATCCTCTCTAACGCTTCGTGCACTACCAACTGCCTGGCCCCTATGGCCAAGGTATTGGACGATGCGTTCGGCATCGAGAAAGGCTACATCACCACGGTGCACGCCTACACCTCCGACCAGAACCTGCAGGACGCGCCGCACAAAGACCTGCGCCGCGCCCGCGCCGCTGCCTACAGCATTATCCCAACCAGCACGGGTGCTGCCAAAGCCGTGGGCCTGGTGCTGCCGCAGTTGAAGGGTAAACTGGACGGTATTGCTATGCGCGTGCCTATTCCGGATGGCTCGACCACGGACTTGACCGTGATTCTGAAGAAGGAAGTAACCAAGGAGCAAATCAACGCGGCCGTGAAAGCTGCTGCTGAAGGTCCCCTGAAAGGCATCCTGGAGTACAGCACTGATCCGCTGGTGAGCATCGACATCGTGGGCAACCCGCACTCGTGCATCTTCGACTCGGAGCTGACTTCGGCCAACGGTACGCTGGTGAAAGTGGTAGGCTGGTACGACAACGAAACCGGCTACTCCACCCGCACCGCCGACCTCATCCAGAAGCTGGGCGAGAAAATGAACGGCTAAGCCTTCGGGTTTTGCTATAAGGTAGAAAGCCGCCTGTCCGGGAAACCGGGCAGGCGGCTTTTGTTTTTGTGGCAGGTGCAGGAGACTGTTCTATCTTTAACCTCCCGATTCACCACTCCCATATTCCACCGTTCGTGCGTATCTGCTTTATCCTGAATCCTACATCCGGGACCAACCGCAGCCAAGACGTGCCGGCGCTGCTCACGCGCTACGCTACCACGGCCGGTGCCGACTTCGCCATCTGGCCTACTCAATATGCTGGCCACGCCGAAGAGCTGGCGCGGCAGGCCGCGGCGGAAGGCTACCGCGTGGTGGCGGCGGTGGGCGGTGATGGCACCGTGAACGAAGTAGGGCGGGGGCTGCTGGGCACCGAAACGGCGCTGGGCATCGTGCCGCGCGGCTCCGGCAACGGGCTGGCCCGCCATCTACACATACCGTTGGACTTGCCGGGCGCGGTGCGCCGCGTCTGCCAGCCCACTTTCCAACGCATCGACACCGGCGAAATCAACGGGCGGCCTTTCTTCTGCACGGCCGGGCTAGGGTTTGACGCGCATGTAAGCAAGATGTTTGCACAGGCCGGCACGCGCGGGCTCAGCACCTACGTGAAAGTGGCTCTGCGCGAATACCGCCGCTTCCGGCCCACGCCCGTGCAGGTGACGATAGAAGGCCAAGAACTGTTTGATACGCACTGCTACGTGCTGGCTTTCGCCAATGCCGCGCAATACGGCAACAACGCCTACATCGCGCCGCGCGCCAACATCCAGGATGGGTTGCTGGACGTGTGCCTGATTGATGGGCTGTCGTTGCCGCGGGCGGTGCGCGTGGGGCTGGGGCTGGCGCTGGGTACTCTGGCCGTTTCCGGCGGGGCCGTGTACCATACCTCGCGGCACGTGCTAGTGCGGGCCGCTACGCCGCTGGGCTTCCATGTCGATGGCGACTACGTGGACGATGCTACCGATTTTGAAGTGCTGCTGCATCCGTTGGCGCTGGAAGTAGCGGTGTAGAAGGCGGCAACCGTATTTTTGCATCCTACCTTCCAGCAAGCTGCACCTCCAATCCATGAAAGCCGACAAAAACCGCCGCCAAGGCGTGGTGTATTCCACCAACCCCGATTTTGAGTACCAGGAAACCGGCGACGAAACCACCGCCACGCTGCCACCCCAGCAACAAAACCTGCGCGTGCAGCTCGACAAAAAGTCGCGCGGGGGCAAGCAGGTGACACTCGTTACCGGCTTCGTGGGCCAGGATGCCGATTTGCAAGACCTGGGCAAGCTGCTCAAAACCAAGTGCGGCGTGGGTGGCAACGCCAAAGACGGCGAAATCATCATCCAGGGGGACTTCCGTGACAAAGTGCTGGCGGTGCTCCTTGAAAAAGGCTACAAGGCCAAAAAGGCGGGCGGATAAAGGCTGAGCGTAGTACAACCAGGCTTCTGCTGCGTATAGCGTGGTGGCCAACTCGTCACGTATTCACTGGCTCCTTTATCCTCTGCTATGCCTATTCCGGAAACCGCTACCGTCTATTCTCAGGTTGAAGAAGGGGTAGTGGGAGCCGTGCAGTGGCTCAAGCTGGGAGCCGAGGCGGTAGGGGCCTGTATTATCGTGCTGGGGCTGGTGGTGGCTGGTTCTTTGTTTGTGAAGGGCCTGTTCAGCCGCCGTACCGCCGACTTTACGGCCATCCGGCTCACGCTGGCGCGGTATCTGGCGTTGGCGCTGGAGTTTCAGCTCGGGGCCGATATTCTATCTACCACCATCGCGCCCAGCTGGGAGCAGATTGGCAAGCTCGGCGCCATTGCTGTCATCCGGACGGCGCTGAACTTCTTCCTTTCGCGTGAAATGAAGGACGAGCACCGCAGCTCAGCCGAGCACCATATTCAGCGCCGGGCCCGTCAGGATGATGCGCAAATGACCAATCCGGACGACGCAAAAGAACAAATTGGTCAATAGCAGCCGGAAACCGGGTAACGGAATAGTAGCACGCCCGGCCCGGATGCCGGAACTTGCGCCGCAGACGGCGCTTAGCTTCCGGGCCATTGCTGCGTTATATCGGTCCTTCGTTTTCCTTCATTCCCACCTTCTCCGCATGAATCTATCCCGACTTTCCCTGCTGTTGCTGTGTTGCTTTGTGTGGAGCGCCGCCCGCGCCGAGGACATTCAGTCGCCGAACAAGCAGCTGACGCTGAGCGTGAACCTGCAGTCCGACGGCGTGCCCACTTATAGCCTCAGCTACAAAGGCCGCCCAGTCCTGAAAACCAGCAAGCTGGGCCTCGACCTGAAAGGTACCACCAGCCTTACCAGTGGCTTCAGCCAAACGGCCGCCGAGCGCCGCACCGCCGACGAAAGCTGGCAGCCGGTGTGGGGCGAGGTGAAAACCATCCGCAACCACTATAACGAGCTGGCCGTGACGCTCACGCAAACGGCCACCAAGCGCGTCATGCGGGTGCGGTTTCGGCTGTTTGATGACGGCCTAGGCTTCCGCTACGAGTTTCCGCGCCAGCCGGAGCTGGCCTACTTCGTGGTGAAGGAGGAGCGGACGCAGTTTGCCCTCAACGGCGACCAGAAAGCTTTCTGGCTGCCCGGCGACTACGACACGCAGGAGTACAGCACTGTCACCTCGAACCTG
This genomic window contains:
- a CDS encoding bifunctional alpha,alpha-trehalose-phosphate synthase (UDP-forming)/trehalose-phosphatase, which codes for MSRTIIVSNRLPTKIQRTEESLTFQPSEGGLATGLGSIYRQDGNVWVGWPGLFVEDAAEEEYVCEQLSHDSMVPVFLTEAEIRDFYEGFSNSTLWPTFHYFTQYATYEQEHWDAYVAVNEKFCRAVLAQAGPEDTIWVHDYQLLLLPEMLRLERPEATIGFFLHIPFPSYELIRVLPWRAELLRGMLGADLIGFHTFGYMRHFLSAVQQLLGLSSQNGQIDVPDRMVLVDAFPMGIDYKRYVRAAASEAAKMHEANYREALREVRVILSIDRLDYSKGIAQRLRAFELLLQRYPEWREQVSLIMVVVPSRDQVAQYASLKEEIDELVGRINAQYRTITWNPIHYFYRSFPLEELASLYRLAEVALVTPMRDGMNLVAKEFVASKADKKGVLILSERAGAARELSDALIINPTDMGQLAEAMHDALVMPEEEQVQRMGAMQALVRQYNVFAWTKLFMARLEYSKMKQHTMATEKLTPATTAGLLAEYHATDQRLLLLDYDGTLTGFHANPQRAQPDQELLLLLRALTENPKNRVIIISGRDRTTLEAWLGHLPVDFIAEHGVWLRPAGEEWQLFQTLNNEWMREIRPVLELYVARTAGSFIEDKEYSLVWHYRRADAELGAVRARDLLNHLTFMTSNSDLQVMEGNKVIEIKTAGINKGTAASRWLATYQPNFMLAIGDDRTDEDTFRAMPPEAYTIKVGTDSRSLARFHVASTTDVRHLLRQLL
- a CDS encoding glycoside hydrolase family 15 protein gives rise to the protein MTKHTYDMGLIGNCAYLALIRKDTSVAWLCWPRFDSSFVFGDLLDEQKGGEFSIRPSAPGTFETHQYYKQNTNVLCTEIENEDGRYRVTDFAPRFPQYERYYKPLMLIRKLEPLAGTPRIKVTCNPVGDYGQTRLSRRRSSNHIAYLGLDEEIRLTTDIPLTYVLEGEDFVLNETKYLVLTYGAPLEAALASTAERFLLSTVDYWRKWVKSTSISNFQQEAVIRSALALKMHQYEDTGAIIAASTMSLPEAPGSTRNWDYRYCWMRDTFYTLTAFNNIGHFEEMERYFHYIANISTKVKDKYQPLYGISGASELTERELPLAGYLGNQPVRVGNDAYTHIQNDVYGQILVALLPLYVDCRFIDPERASPEKLVYEALHMIEKTMDQPDAGLWEFRHIAQYHCYTYLFHWAGSHAACKVAKSLKNPEMEALATRLMHESERRIEQCFSEEHQAYANAIGSPHLDASTLQLIMMGYLDPTTERAHRHLEALEKELMTPEGLFYRYRHPDDFGTPETTFLICSFWYVETLACVGRLDDAVREFEKLITYTNHLGLLSEDVDAKTGSQWGNFPQAYSHVGLVNAAYRIAKKLDRPTFV
- a CDS encoding TVP38/TMEM64 family protein, translated to MPATATAPRRRSSRLPLYLSLSFVVALVATYFFWPAFQAAVQEAFSALKSGEQARISAWMEQFGNWGPVVLVGLMVVQMFLFVVNVVALILVAILAYGPWWGSLLALTGVVMASTVGYGLGRLMGESFVARLLGRKTEKKVIGIVERYGVWAVVIARLSPALSDDAISFVAGVARMGYWKFMAATVAGVVPLIALLAYLGEESNRLKTGLLWVSGVSLLLFGAYIWWDQRRQKSA
- a CDS encoding DUF4260 domain-containing protein produces the protein MKTLLKLEELAELLVAMVVFAHLPFAWWWLPALFLLPDLSMLGYLAGPRAGAASYNLLHHKALALAVGLLGWWLGQPLLLLAGTVLLFHSAFDRLLGYGLKYSTGFHTTHLGAIGTTARAPEVSAY
- a CDS encoding Crp/Fnr family transcriptional regulator, producing the protein MHPLRAYIHRFVPFSDAEWEPLAAALTTRQLRRKQDFVTQGAAAPELALLLSGACRLFYTRPDGEERTTYFFFENHLMGSYQSCLTGQPSQFGIQALVPTELVTFPYAVLRGLFDVHPVYERFGRLLAEYHLLGTDARLAELLLLSPEERYRALLRSHKTKIPARIPQHYIASYLGVTPVSLSRIRARVQAEDGLIS
- a CDS encoding M48 family metallopeptidase; translation: MPQLLIDDLQVEVVRKNIRTLRLSVHMPDGRVRVSVPLRTPDETVRELVTARRAWIQKHQASFAAREQPARLQYVSGELHAYQGQSYELQVHATAGPARVVLQEQQLHLHIREDSTAAQREQVLAAWYRQRLREQLPMLAAKWEQVVGAQARTWAIRQMKTRWGTCNIQARRIWLNLELIKRPLPCLEYVVVHELTHLHERYHNARFWGLMDHFMPDWRHHKAELNRVHLRAADAD